Sequence from the Streptomyces peucetius genome:
GATCACCGATGGAACGGAACGCTCACGACTTCGGGCACGGCCCGTCAGCGGCGGCCGTTTCCCGTCGCGCAGCGCCTGCGGTGTGGCCCCCTACTGCTGCACCCGGACGACGTGCCGGTGCTGCAGGCGGCGATCGCCCGGGTGACGGAGGAGGCGGTCAGTGCCCCGGCGCACGGGGCTGCGGATGCCGGCCGCTACCACCTCGGCTACCGCATCCGGCACTCCGACGGGAGCGTCCACGCCGTGGCCGAATTCGGCCGCGTGATCATGGACGACCAGGGGCGGCCCGCCCGTGCGCTCGGCCTGGTGATGGAGACCGGCGAAGGCACCGACCGGTCGCCGCGCGGTCCGGTGTCGGCGGACAGCTCCCGGGACTCGTTCCTCTTCACGCTCACGCGGGCGCTCTCCCAGGCCGTCACCGTGCGGGACGTCACCCAGGTCATGACCCAGCTCGCCCGTCCGGCGCTGGGCGCCGAGAGCCTCATCCTGGGCATCGAGGAAGCCGGCCGGCTGACCATTGTCGGCGAGACCTCCATTGCTCCGGCGCTGTCGCACCTGCGCGGACCCGCGCACACCGTCATGGCCCTGGCCGCCCGGCAGGAGCAGGCCCTGTTCGTCGAGGACCTCAGCCGGCACACCGGCCCGGAACTCGCCGAACTGGCCGCGGCGGGTGAGATACCGCCGCGGTCATGGGTGGTCCTTTCCCTGGGATCCGTGGCCCAGGTGACCGGGGCCTGCCTCATCGCCTTCGCCGGGCCGCGGAAGTTCGACGCGGGCGAGCGTACGTTCTACACGGCTGTCGCCGTCATCCTGACACAGAGCCTGGAGCGCGCACGGCTGTTCGACACGGAGCATCAGCGCGCCACCGACCTGCAGAAGGCGATGCTGCCGCGTCACCTTCCGGCGCTGGACTCGCTCACCGTGCACTCCCGCTACCTGCCCGGCACGCAGGGCATGCACATCGGAGGCGACTGGTACGACATTCTCTCGCTCAGGGACGGGTCGGCAGCGCTCGTCATCGGTGACGTCCAGGGCCACGACGCCCACGCGTCCGCGGTCATGGGCCAACTGCGCGTCGCCCTGCGGGCGTGCGCGGAGGCGGGGCTGCCGCCCGGGGCCCTCCTGGGGCAGGTCAACCGGGTCCTCTGCGACCTCGACACCGACCGCTTCGCCACCTGCACCTACCTGGTCCTCGACAGCGGGGTGCCGGTTCGCACGGCGACGGCCCGCAGACACCAGTGGCCGGGAGGGGGACAGGCAGACCAACTGTCCCACCGGGGATGGCTCCGGACCGACACCGAGCAGCGACTGTTGCTCACGGATGCCGGGGAGGCGGCCAGAGCGCGGCTGCGTGAGCCGGCGACCGAGGTGCGTTCCGTGGTCCACCGGGGCATCAGCGACGAGGAGTACGTATCCGCGCCCAAGGTGCTGCGCACGATGATCAACAATGTCGAGGCGGACGGGGGTCCTCAGCACTCCGGCCCGGCCGCGTCACCGACGGTGTGACACCGCCGGTTCGATCACGAGCGGGGTCGGCACCCTGTCAGCGTGGCGGTTTCTGCCACACGGAGACGTGTGACCTGCTGGACGCGGTGAAGGGCGTCTCGTTCCAGTCGGCCCATCGTTCCGACGGCTCCAGGCCGGCGAGCTCGGCCATCAGGTCGAGCTCGGAGGGCCACACGTAGCGGTGAGGCGATCGGAACGTGGAGCCCCGGCCGTCCACGACCGTGTAGTGATGCGAGACGAGTCGCTGGTTGAGCAGGTCGTACGTGTCGAAACCGACGTGGTGGTCGCCGATGTGGAACGGACGTGCCGTCTCGCCCGGCGGCAGGCGCTGCAGTTCCGGGACGAAGACCTCCACCACGAAACGGCCGCCCGGTTCCAGATGAAGAGCGGCGTTGCGGAAGCACGCGACCTGTTCGGCCTGGGAGAGGAGACAGGTGATGGAGTTGTGGACGAGGTAGACCAGGCTGAACGAATCCGGGGCGCGAGACGTCGTCATGTCCCCGACGATCACGGCCACATCGCTGCCGCCGGGCTTCCCGGCGAGCTGCCGTGCCATGGGCGCCGACTTCTCGATACCGGCCACCCGAACGCCGCGTGCGCTCAGCGGAAGCGCGACGCGCCCGGTCCCCACCGCGAACTCCAGGGCGGGGCCACGGCCGGCACGGCGCTCGAGGAAGCGGACCGTGGGGTCCAGGACTTCCGGTGTGTACATGTGCGCGGACGACGCGTCATAGCCTTGCGCCACCTGCTCGTTCCACACGTCCGCATCCATGACGTCGAAGGCTGCCACGCCGTCGAAGCGGCGTGCCAGTGCACTTCGCCGCCGGCTCAGCCGGCCACGGCCGGGGCGTACGCGCCCGCGACGGCGTCGACCTGTTCGTATCCGGTGCGCAGCAGAAAGGTGTTGAGGCGTCCGTAGGACTTGGCGCCGAGGACGAAGAAGTGCGGTTCGGGGTTGCGCAGGGCGTCGATGCCGACGGCGGGCCGGGCGAGGCAGTCGCCGCCCGCGGAGCCGAGCAGGGCGGCGGAGAGGTTCATGGGTGCGGCGGTGGCGTAGCACTCGTGGACCTGAAGTTGCCGGTGGAGGCAGGCGTCGCCGACGTAGCCGGTGAGGGCCACGACGTGGTCGCAGACGACGTCGCGCGGGCCGTCGGCCGTGCCGAGGACGGCGTGTACCCGGTCACCGTCGGACCGGAGGGCCTGGACGTGCGCGCCGGTGTGGACGGTGACGTGGCGGTGGGTGACGCCGTCGGCGAGCGAGCGGGAGCTTTCGACGAGCTGTCGGCGGCCGGGCAGGGTGTCGCCGGGCACGGCGCCCCAGTCGGGCGCGGGGCTGCGCACGACCCATTCGACGCGGGTGCCGCGCAGCGCGGCGAGGTCGCGGGCGGCGGTCTGCGCGGACTTGCCGGCGCCGACGAGCAGGACCGTACCCGCCCAGCGTTCCGGGTCGTCGACGGACGGGAGGGTGCGGGTGATGCGGTGGGCGAGGGCTCGTTCGCCGAGGGCGGGGATGCCGCCGGCGCCCAGGGTGTTGGGGACGCCGTAGGTGCCGGTGCAGTCCAGGACCAGGTCCGCCCGCGTGGTCTCCTCACCGTCAGGCCCGTCGATGAGCAGGGTGAACGGCGCCGCGCCGCGGGCGTCGGTCCCGATCTGCTCGTGCTTCAGCATGCCCGTGCGGGCGACGGCGGCGACACGGCTGCGCAACCGGATCCGGCCGGCCAGTGCGGGCAGGGCGGCCAGCGGGTCGAGCAGACGGGCCGCCAGCTCCGTGCCGGTAGGGCAGTCGGGCCCGGCTGGGGCGTGGGGGAGGTGGGTGCGCATCCGGTGGGACACGTTGAGGTCCCACGGGGTGAACAGGCGCACATGACCCCAGGCCCGTACATGGGCGGCGACGGCGCCGCCTGCTTCGTAGACGGTGAAGGGCCGTCCGGCGTCGGCGCAGGCGAGTGCGGCGTCGAGGCCGACGGGGCCGGCGCCGAGGATCGCGACGTGTCGCTGCATGGTGAACTCCCTTGGTGTACCGGTCACATGGCGCAGTGGACGGGGCGGGGCAGGCTGCCGTCGGTGAGGCGGGCGGCGAAGAACCGTTCGGTCACCAGTTGTCTTCCCAGGACGAGCGGGGTCCCGGCGGGCGCGAGGTGCATGTCGGGGCTCGTGGCCCGATCGGCTCCGGCGGGGTGCCAGTGCAGGCCGTCGGCGGTGACGGTCAGTTCCGGGATGGTGGAGTCCTCGCCGATCTCCACGCCCGTTGCGGAGAAGCCGCGGCGCAGCAGCGGTCGTACGGCGAAGTGGCCGGCCGGCAGCCCGAGTTCGGCCAGCAGCGCGGCGACGGCGGGGATGTCGTGGGTGTTCTCCGGTGTTTCGGTGAGGGCGACGCGCGGGGGCAGACCGAGGTCGATCAGATGGCCGATGCCGTCCACGGCGCGCTTCCAGGAGCCGGTGCCGCGATGCCGGTCGTGGGTCGCGGCGGTGGCGCCGTCCAGCGACGTCTGGACGGTGAGCCTGCGGCCGGCCAGGCCGGCCAGGCCGACCAGCTCCGCGAGCCCCGCCGCCCGGCGGCCGCGCAGCAGCATCGCGTTGGTCATGACGACGGTGGGCAGCCGCGCGGAGGCGTGGTCGAGCAGACGGACGATGTCGGGATGGAGGAAGGGCTCGCCGCCGGTGAGATACAGCTCGGAGAACCCGGCCGTGACGGCCTCGTCGACGAGGGCCCGGAAGGCGCCGACGGACAGGCTGCGGGCGGCCGCCCCGGGGGATGACGCGACGGCGCAGTAGTCGCAGGCCAGGTTGCAGTGGAAGTTGGTGTAGATCCACAGCCTGGACGGGAAGTACGGCGAGCCGAACAGCGGGACAACCGGCCGGTCGTCCTCGACGGCAGGCGGGACCACCTGCCGGTCGTCCTGGACGGCCCGGGGCGTGGCATCGCCCCAGCCGTCGTCGTCGGCGGGCCGGAAGCCGGACGGCAGCGTGGAGCGGTAGAGGTGGTAGCGGCCACGGGAGCGTTCGCGCGGCGGCAGGACCTCCAGGCAGGTGGTCCACCAGCCGGTCTCGATGGTCTCGACGAACACGTCGGGCAGACCGGCGGCGCGCATGGACCGCGCCTGCGCCTGCCAGTCGTAGGCGAGCGGCACCAGTTCCGCGGCGGCGTGCCCGTCGATCAGGTCGAGCACCGCGTACCGGACCTCTTGGCGCCCGTCGTTGGCCGGTTTGCCGATCACGCCGACGTTGACGGCGAGCGTGTCCCCGATGCGCCGCTGCCAGGGCAGACCGCTGTGGGTGCACAGCACCACGTCCGCGCCGGACGCCTCGGCGCGGAGCCGGTGCTCCTCCTCGGGCAGCGACTCCCACCAGAAGTCGTTCAGGGCCAGCGTGGATCCGTGGACCATGTGGACGTCGACGCCTGCGATCGTCTCCCGGTGCTCGGTGGGCAGCCGGCCCATCCAGGCGGCGAAGTCGCGGCCGGTCGCGGCGAGGGTGTGGTCGTAGACGATCTGGGCGTACTCGTTGTCCTTCGGGTCGCGGTATCCGCAGCCGCAGTCGGCGTCGCCGCGGGCGATCGCCACGTCGTAGTTGCCGGCGACGCACTCGATGCCGTTGTCCGTCAGGATCGGCCACAGGGCATCGACGTCGGCACCGAAGCCGCCGAGGTCGCCCAGGCAGAACAGCCGCTCGGCGCCCCGGGCACGTGCGTCGTCGACGAACGACCGCAGGGCGTACGGGTTGCCGTAGGGGCCTCCGCATACCGCGATGCGCACAGGGAATCTCCAGTCTCTCCGGTGAAACGGGCGTGGGGGTCAGGACCGTTCGGCAGGGACGTCGCGCGCCGTCCGCCCGCGGCGGCGGAGGTGGGGCCCGGCGGCGTACAGGGCGCGGATGCGTTCGGGGTCGACGCCCGCGAAATACAGCAGCTTCAGGTACTGCATGAAGGCGACCATGCGCCAGGTGCCGTGGGCGGTGAACCGGCGGGAGGACGCTGTGGAGGTCGCGGGCAGAAGGCACAGGGTCCCTCGCCGGTGCAGACGCCGGGACATTTCCAGGTCCTCCATGATGGCCAGGTCGGGGAAGCCGCCCAGTTCGTCGAAGACGCCGCGGCGGATGAACATGGCCTGGTCGCCGAAGATGTGGTGCAGCCGACGGGCCCGGGCGTTCGAGGTCCACGCCAGGTGGTTCAGGCCGGGGGTCCGGCGGTCGAAACGGATCGTCAGGCCCCCGCCGACCACGGCCGGGTCGGCCAGGCAGGCGCGGATCTGACCGAGCGCCGCCGGGTCGACGGCGGTGTCGGCGTGGACGAACCAGAGCACATCACCGCCGGCGTGCCGGGCGCCTTCGTTCATCTGCTTGGCGCGGCCGCGTGCGCTGTGCACCACGGTGGCGTGGCGGGCGGCGAGTTCGGCGGTGGTGTCGGTGGAGCCGCCGTCGACGACGATGAGCTCGCAGTCGGGGAAGTCCCGGCACAGGCGGCTCAGCGCGGCCTGTACAGCGGCTTCCTCGTTCAGTACCGGGACGATGATCGACACCTCGCTCATTCCGCTCACCGCGCCCCTGAAGTCGCAGCCGGAGCCGCAGCCGGAGCCGCAGCCGGAGCAGCGCGGCGAATCGTGACGGCATCGCCGGCTCCGCCGACGAGTCCGGTGCGCATGGGCCTACTCCTCCTGTCCGTCGGGACGGCGCACGGACGGCGCACGGACCTCGACGAGCGGGAGCAGCGTGCGCAGCTGTGCGTTCTCGGCCGGGTCGAGCACCGCGTGCTGCACGCAGGCCGGCACCACGGTGCCGTCCTCCGGGTGCGCCATGGAGTAC
This genomic interval carries:
- a CDS encoding TIGR04283 family arsenosugar biosynthesis glycosyltransferase, which translates into the protein MSEVSIIVPVLNEEAAVQAALSRLCRDFPDCELIVVDGGSTDTTAELAARHATVVHSARGRAKQMNEGARHAGGDVLWFVHADTAVDPAALGQIRACLADPAVVGGGLTIRFDRRTPGLNHLAWTSNARARRLHHIFGDQAMFIRRGVFDELGGFPDLAIMEDLEMSRRLHRRGTLCLLPATSTASSRRFTAHGTWRMVAFMQYLKLLYFAGVDPERIRALYAAGPHLRRRGRTARDVPAERS
- a CDS encoding radical SAM protein codes for the protein MRIAVCGGPYGNPYALRSFVDDARARGAERLFCLGDLGGFGADVDALWPILTDNGIECVAGNYDVAIARGDADCGCGYRDPKDNEYAQIVYDHTLAATGRDFAAWMGRLPTEHRETIAGVDVHMVHGSTLALNDFWWESLPEEEHRLRAEASGADVVLCTHSGLPWQRRIGDTLAVNVGVIGKPANDGRQEVRYAVLDLIDGHAAAELVPLAYDWQAQARSMRAAGLPDVFVETIETGWWTTCLEVLPPRERSRGRYHLYRSTLPSGFRPADDDGWGDATPRAVQDDRQVVPPAVEDDRPVVPLFGSPYFPSRLWIYTNFHCNLACDYCAVASSPGAAARSLSVGAFRALVDEAVTAGFSELYLTGGEPFLHPDIVRLLDHASARLPTVVMTNAMLLRGRRAAGLAELVGLAGLAGRRLTVQTSLDGATAATHDRHRGTGSWKRAVDGIGHLIDLGLPPRVALTETPENTHDIPAVAALLAELGLPAGHFAVRPLLRRGFSATGVEIGEDSTIPELTVTADGLHWHPAGADRATSPDMHLAPAGTPLVLGRQLVTERFFAARLTDGSLPRPVHCAM
- a CDS encoding SpoIIE family protein phosphatase; amino-acid sequence: MPCPDRIAVTTGAHPERSDHRWNGTLTTSGTARQRRPFPVAQRLRCGPLLLHPDDVPVLQAAIARVTEEAVSAPAHGAADAGRYHLGYRIRHSDGSVHAVAEFGRVIMDDQGRPARALGLVMETGEGTDRSPRGPVSADSSRDSFLFTLTRALSQAVTVRDVTQVMTQLARPALGAESLILGIEEAGRLTIVGETSIAPALSHLRGPAHTVMALAARQEQALFVEDLSRHTGPELAELAAAGEIPPRSWVVLSLGSVAQVTGACLIAFAGPRKFDAGERTFYTAVAVILTQSLERARLFDTEHQRATDLQKAMLPRHLPALDSLTVHSRYLPGTQGMHIGGDWYDILSLRDGSAALVIGDVQGHDAHASAVMGQLRVALRACAEAGLPPGALLGQVNRVLCDLDTDRFATCTYLVLDSGVPVRTATARRHQWPGGGQADQLSHRGWLRTDTEQRLLLTDAGEAARARLREPATEVRSVVHRGISDEEYVSAPKVLRTMINNVEADGGPQHSGPAASPTV
- a CDS encoding class I SAM-dependent DNA methyltransferase, yielding MDADVWNEQVAQGYDASSAHMYTPEVLDPTVRFLERRAGRGPALEFAVGTGRVALPLSARGVRVAGIEKSAPMARQLAGKPGGSDVAVIVGDMTTSRAPDSFSLVYLVHNSITCLLSQAEQVACFRNAALHLEPGGRFVVEVFVPELQRLPPGETARPFHIGDHHVGFDTYDLLNQRLVSHHYTVVDGRGSTFRSPHRYVWPSELDLMAELAGLEPSERWADWNETPFTASSRSHVSVWQKPPR
- a CDS encoding FAD-dependent oxidoreductase; amino-acid sequence: MQRHVAILGAGPVGLDAALACADAGRPFTVYEAGGAVAAHVRAWGHVRLFTPWDLNVSHRMRTHLPHAPAGPDCPTGTELAARLLDPLAALPALAGRIRLRSRVAAVARTGMLKHEQIGTDARGAAPFTLLIDGPDGEETTRADLVLDCTGTYGVPNTLGAGGIPALGERALAHRITRTLPSVDDPERWAGTVLLVGAGKSAQTAARDLAALRGTRVEWVVRSPAPDWGAVPGDTLPGRRQLVESSRSLADGVTHRHVTVHTGAHVQALRSDGDRVHAVLGTADGPRDVVCDHVVALTGYVGDACLHRQLQVHECYATAAPMNLSAALLGSAGGDCLARPAVGIDALRNPEPHFFVLGAKSYGRLNTFLLRTGYEQVDAVAGAYAPAVAG